The genomic segment ATAGACGGCAAAGGAATATGTATTCGTCGAGACGCTTGTCCGGACGTGTTGGCCGAGTAACCAGTATCCGGCGACTAAAATCGTCGCGAGTAGGGCCAGCCCGTCACCAATCAAGGCACGCGTTCCGACGGCGATGTCACCGTATGCGACAAGTCCGCCGCCAAGCAGGGCGACGCCGACGAAAAACAGCGCTTTACGTGACGGATGTTGCTTAAAGAAGACGGCGTTCCCGACTAACACGAAGATCGGACTGGCGGTTACGAAGAGCGTTGAGCTGGCAACTGTCGTATAATCAAGAGAGAGAAACCAAAGCCAAAAGTGTCCGGCTAACAGGACGCCACTTAAAATCATGTGGCGAATCGTTGCGGAACTGAGGCTGAACAATTCTTTAACTTGAATGAGCGGCAGTAAAAGAAACGTCGAGAATAACATTCGGAAAAAAGCGACGGCCTCGATTGGCGTGTCTGCCCATTTCACGAAAATAGCCGATGTCGAAATAAAGAATAACGCCATGAATAAAGTAAAATACGGCATGAGTACCTCCACGTGTCTGTAGTTAGGAAATGAGGGTGTAACGATGCAATTGATCATTGCGGAAAAACCAAAACAGGCTGAAAAGCTCGCAGCGCCCTATCCATCGGTCAAGCGAGACGGATACATCGAAATCAAACCGTGTGAGCGTTTCCCGAGTGGAGCGAAACTGGCTT from the Exiguobacterium oxidotolerans JCM 12280 genome contains:
- a CDS encoding DMT family transporter, which encodes MPYFTLFMALFFISTSAIFVKWADTPIEAVAFFRMLFSTFLLLPLIQVKELFSLSSATIRHMILSGVLLAGHFWLWFLSLDYTTVASSTLFVTASPIFVLVGNAVFFKQHPSRKALFFVGVALLGGGLVAYGDIAVGTRALIGDGLALLATILVAGYWLLGQHVRTSVSTNTYSFAVYAVASVVLLLFSLIQSVDLVSAFQTDWLIYVLLAIFPTLLGHNLFNWALSRVSASIVSITILGEAVWGMIFGYFLFQESLTWIQITGAALLLVGIGLFLRRNEKDIRAQLVARETATSVTE